One stretch of Zingiber officinale cultivar Zhangliang chromosome 6B, Zo_v1.1, whole genome shotgun sequence DNA includes these proteins:
- the LOC121991792 gene encoding proline-rich receptor-like protein kinase PERK9 — protein sequence MSSSPSPSSPASLPTSTASPPSPSSPTASGAPPPPQIPSPAPPQSSPPPPDATSPPSGTAPSPPVPSRSPPPDATSPPSGAAPSPPAPSRSPPPDAISPPSGAAPSPPAPSRSPPPDAISPTSGAAPSPPAPSRSPPPDAISPPSGTAPSPPAPSLSPPPPSTVASPPPPPSPSVPPGPITPIAPPPFPPSPPPPASQPPQSRPPPPGTPPPRSSPSQPPPPPASSSPPRLPPPSPPRNSSATPNPPSLSPPSTSTPDGPRNSSSPEHGSGLKTGSVVAIGVVAAVIAFGLVALAVYVIRKRRKAVAEYNAGFAIPAPLASSVSDPAILRSQTDPLVLRRNPGATSRINSLPETSRAGATPSFSYEELYRITNGFSPDKILGEGGFGSVYKGCLPNGREVAVKRLKIESRQGDREFKAEVEIISRVHHRHLVSLVGYCISGNQRLLVYDFVPNGTLESHLHGNKRPAMDWATRVKVAAGAARGIAYLHEDCDPKIIHRDIKSSNILLDNNFEAQVSDFGLARLALELDAHTHVTTRVMGTFGYLAPEYASSGKLTEKSDVFSFGVVLLELITGQKPVDYTKPFGDESLVVWARPLLSHALATGELGELPDHRLQKNFDEREMLRMIEAAAACIRHSASMRPQMGKVVRVLDSFTDIDITSGLTPGQSEAFDIANSADIRIFQQLALGNPGSTSDYSLSNWSHQKDA from the exons ATGTCTTCTTCGCCTTCCCCTTCTTCCCCGGCCTCTCTTCCGACATCTACGGCGTCTCCACCCTCACCTTCTTCTCCCACTGCCTCCGGCGCACCACCTCCTCCCCAAATACCATCTCCCGCGCCACCTCAATCGTCACCTCCACCACCTGACGCCACTTCGCCTCCTTCTGGTACTGCCCCCTCGCCGCCGGTGCCATCTCGTTCTCCGCCGCCTGACGCCACTTCGCCTCCTTCAGGTGCTGCCCCCTCGCCGCCGGCGCCATCTCGTTCTCCGCCGCCTGACGCCATTTCGCCTCCTTCAGGTGCCGCCCCCTCGCCGCCCGCGCCATCTCGTTCTCCGCCGCCTGACGCCATTTCGCCTACATCAGGTGCTGCCCCCTCGCCGCCGGCGCCATCTCGTTCTCCGCCACCTGACGCCATTTCGCCTCCTTCAGGTACTGCCCCATCGCCGCCGGCGCCATCTCTTTCTCCGCCGCCACCTTCCACTGTCGCctctccacctccacctccttctCCTTCTGTTCCTCCGGGGCCGATTACTCCCATTGCGCCTCCACCTTTTCCTCCATCCCCACCTCCTCCAGCGTCACAGCCTCCACAATCTAGGCCACCGCCTCCAGGTACTCCACCACCTAGGAGTTCGCCTTCTCAACCACCACCTCCACCGGCGTCCTCAAGCCCTCCTCGGTTGCCACCACCCAGTCCTCCCAGGAATTCTTCAGCGACTCCTAATCCACCGAGTCTTTCTCCTCCATCTACAAGTACTCCCGATGGACCAAGAAATTCAAGTTCGCCTGAACATGGTAGCGGCCTTAAGACTGGATCCGTTGTGGCTATTGGAGTGGTAGCAGCTGTTATTGCATTTGGTTTGGTTGCACTGGCAGTTTACGTTATCAGGAAGCGCAGGAAAGCTGTTGCTGAATACAATGCAGGGTTTGCCATACCTGCGCCACTTGCATCTTCAGTGTCAG ATCCAGCTATTCTGAGGTCCCAAACAGACCCTCTTGTGCTTCGCCGGAACCCTGGAGCCACTTCAAGAATCAATTCATTACCTGAGACATCAAGAGCTGGCGCAACCCCTTCATTTTCATATGAAGAGTTATACAGAATAACTAATGGTTTCTCGCCTGACAAAATATTGGGAGAGGGTGGATTTGGTTCTGTTTACAAAGGGTGCTTACCTAATGGAAGAGAAGTGGCCGTGAAGCGATTAAAAATTGAAAGCAGGCAAGGTGACCGTGAGTTCAAAGCTGAAGTGGAGATTATAAGCCGTGTGCACCATCGCCATTTGGTTTCTCTTGTAGGGTACTGCATATCAGGCAACCAAAGGCTGCTTGTATATGATTTTGTGCCTAATGGAACACTTGAATCTCATCTTCATG GGAACAAAAGACCTGCAATGGATTGGGCTACCAGGGTGAAGGTTGCTGCCGGTGCAGCTCGTGGCATTGCTTACCTGCATGAGGATT GTGATCCAAAAATAATTCACAGAGATATAAAATCTTCCAACATTCTACTGGATAACAATTTTGAAGCTCAG GTTTCTGATTTTGGACTTGCAAGGTTAGCTTTGGAATTAGATGCTCACACACATGTAACTACCCGTGTAATGGGGACATTTGG GTACTTGGCTCCGGAGTATGCATCCAGTGGCAAATTGACTGAAAAATCTGATGTTTTTTCTTTTGGTGTGGTGCTTTTGGAACTTATTACTGGGCAAAAGCCTGTTGACTACACAAAGCCATTTGGTGACGAGAGCCTTGTTGTGTGG GCACGACCATTGCTTTCTCATGCACTTGCAACTGGAGAGCTTGGGGAATTACCTGACCATAGACTTCAAAAGAACTTCGACGAAAGAGAAATGCTTCGTATGATTGAAGCAGCCGCTGCATGTATCCGACATTCAGCATCAATGAGACCGCAAATGGGGAAG GTGGTCCGAGTTCTTGACAGTTTCACCGACATTGATATTACCAGTGGTTTAACACCAGGACAAAGTGAAGCGTTCGATATTGCTAATTCAGCAGACATCAGAATATTTCAGCAGTTGGCACTTGGTAACCCTGGTTCTACTTCTGACTACTCGCTTTCCAATTGGAGTCATCAAAAAGATGCATAA
- the LOC121990122 gene encoding transcription factor RHD6-like has product MALANSSTDIFEYSWSPQMTLSVIDNIGHSPESVSASVAGSGGGWLCGSSSASLLDFAAEDNDCEAWIDQTYSETVNGRMMISSPENSKRRQKGPILDCDLPSPKKRCGNGITRTAKDKQSPSKNPQSIAAKNRRERISERLRILQGLVPNGAKVDLVTMLEKAINYVKFLKLQVKVLATDEFWPAQEGIAPDVAQVREAIDAVLSSSRDGNPRSY; this is encoded by the exons ATGGCTCTCGCAAACAGTAGTACTGACATCTTCGAGTATTCCTGGTCTCCTCAAATGACACTCAGCGTGATCGACAATATTGGTCACTCGCCGGAATCCGTGTCGGCTTCTGTGGCCGGCAGCGGCGGCGGGTGGCTGTGTGGCTCCAGCTCCGCCTCGTTGCTCGACTTTGCCGCTGAGGACAATGACTGCGAGGCCTGGATCGACCAAACTTACTCTGAGACTGTGAATGGACGCATGATGATCAGTTCGCCTGAGAATTCCAAACGCCGGCAAAAGGGCCCGATTCTG gaCTGTGACCTACCGAGCCCTAAGAAGAGATGTGGCAATGGCATCACAAGAACAGCCAAGGACAAGCAGAGTCCATCCAAGAACCCTCAGAGCATTGCAGCAAAG AACCGGAGAGAAAGAATTAGTGAACGCCTGAGAATTCTGCAAGGTCTCGTGCCAAATGGGGCAAAGGTAGATTTGGTCACCATGCTCGAGAAGGCCATTAACTATGTGAAGTTTCTCAAGTTGCAAGTGAAG GTTTTGGCAACTGATGAGTTCTGGCCAGCACAAGAAGGGATTGCACCTGATGTTGCTCAAGTGAGGGAGGCAATCGATGCCGTCTTATCTTCCAGCAGAGATGGAAATCCTAGATCATACTAA